The following DNA comes from Kluyveromyces lactis strain NRRL Y-1140 chromosome E complete sequence.
GTTAGCTTCAGAACCAGAGCAACACCACAAAGCGGATTCAAAGGCGCCCTTTGGAGAGTTTTCAATGTAGAACTTAGCCAATTCTTCAGATTGTGAATTACCGATTAAAGATGGGAAAGTGTAAGTGTGATTCTTGGCTGCTTCTGTCATGATCCCATGGATATCCTCATCACCCCATCCCAATGCCCCGACAGCAGCACCAGTGATGCCATCGAAGACATCTTCATGTAACTTGCCATCTTTTTCAACGACAATTCTGCATCCTTCACCGCGTTTGACATGAGGTAACTTTTTAGTGATGTATCCTTGGAAGACGTAAGAGTTATTTTCGTTTTCGACAGTCATGAGTATATCTTTGTATTATAATAAAACTTGTTTGAGGTTTGAGTTTTTGTTTGCTGAGTGGATGCAAAGATGTAATAGAGAAATATGTGAGTTAACAAACAACGAATAAGTAGAACCATCCTTCTGACAGACGCCCTTTATAAATAAATTTCAAGACTAATACTTGCTTCGAATCATCCTATTCCCTCATAATGGAACTTAAAGTAAGCAACCGGCAGGAGCTACCTTGTTTAGATTATCCAATGATATCTGTATTGCAATCGAGGTATCTACGCATAATGCATAATAATATCCTCTCACAAGCGACTCTAACAAAATGAATTGTTTACGATGTACCCCTACAAAGCGAAAAACCGTCTGACCATACTAACAGCAGGAAGCTTAGTTGTATCTCCCCTCCGCATCAGTTCAACTACGAACTGAACAAGATCTAAAGATACAGTCTTTCAATCGTTAAGAACAACATAAAGTAAATAAACAGAATTCAGCCTTACGATCGCTAGCCTATTCCCATCTTAGAATAATCACGTTATACATTTTGCCCCAAGATAATGTAACTACATAGAAGTAGTGCCATTTCATTTGACAACTGTAGATCGGCCTACCGAGAAACCTGTCAAAATGGATACCCTTAATCTTAGATTACCAAATTCAATCCACTCGAAAGGATTGTCTAACGCGGTTTTGCTACGATAGATAAGCAGGAAAATACTGCGCATTGTGATGTCTGGGTTCGTGTGTGGAACGTTCCGTCGTGATCACGTGGTTTGTGGCATATTTTCAGTTATTTAATTTTTGCGCCGTCTCCAGTATCCTCTTTGGGAAACCTTCAAGTTAAGCTAAGCTGCattcttttcctttttagGAAGGTGTAGCCGTTGTCCAACATTGCCTATGCTTCATTCCATTCTCGCAAGACTGATTTCCGCATCTCATCTCGCAAACTGTAAAACTGAATATTTTGTAAACCTATTCCAATCTGATGTTCTTCACGACCATGTTGGTTCGGTACGCCTAGTGAATAGGAGCTTGGAATTAATCACAGTCATTAGAAAAAAGAGCTTTAAGGCACAGTTATTTGCGTTTACTGGAAAACTGAGATTTCAATTAAGTGACAATGAgtcaattgaaatatatcTTGGACATTGAAGGTACGGTTTGCCCTATCTCATTTGTTAAAGACACGCTATACccttttttcttgaaacaGGTGGAATCTCTTGTCAAGACTAATGACCCTACTTTGCAGAACTTACTTGCCCAATTTCCTGTCCCACAAgatgcttcttctttgcatGAACATATTGAATCGCTAGTTAATAACGACATCAAGGATTCCGTGTTGAAGCAATTACAAGGGTATATTTGGGAGCAGGGTTACAAGAGTGGTGAGATCAAGGCGCCAGTGTATCCAGATGCAATTGATTTCATTCAGAGACATGCTCCTAATGTTTACATATACTCCTCAGGGTCAGTAAAGGCGCAAATACTCTTGTTCCAACACGTAGAAGGGGACATCGATTTAACGAAATCCATTGCTGGCTACTTCGACATTAACACGTCCGGTAAGAAAACTGAACCTCAATCTTACACCAAT
Coding sequences within:
- the UTR4 gene encoding putative acireductone synthase UTR4 (similar to uniprot|P32626 Saccharomyces cerevisiae YEL038W UTR4 Protein of unknown function found in both the cytoplasm and nucleus) gives rise to the protein MSQLKYILDIEGTVCPISFVKDTLYPFFLKQVESLVKTNDPTLQNLLAQFPVPQDASSLHEHIESLVNNDIKDSVLKQLQGYIWEQGYKSGEIKAPVYPDAIDFIQRHAPNVYIYSSGSVKAQILLFQHVEGDIDLTKSIAGYFDINTSGKKTEPQSYTNILKSIGVPPSSASDVVFISDNDKELDAALDVGISTILALRPGNNPVSNAEKYKALNNFSSI